One Hordeum vulgare subsp. vulgare chromosome 4H, MorexV3_pseudomolecules_assembly, whole genome shotgun sequence DNA window includes the following coding sequences:
- the LOC123448545 gene encoding T-complex protein 1 subunit theta — MVGYGIQSMLKDGHKHLSGLDEAVLKNIGAGRELSAITRTSLGPNGMNKMVINHLDKLFITNDAATIVNELEVQHPAAKLLVLAARAQQEEIGDGANLTISFAGELLEKAEELIRMGLHPSEIIIGYTKAINKTLEILEDLVEKGSENMDVRNTEEVMLRMKSAVASKQFGQEDVLCPLVADACIQVCPKNPANFNVDNVRVAKLVGGGLHNSSVVRGMVLKNDAVGSIKKVEKAKIAVFAGGVDTSATETKGTVLIHSAEQLENYAKTEEAKVEELIKSVADSGAKVIVSGAAVGDMALHFCERYKLMVLKVSSKFELRRFCRTTGAIALLKLSRPNADELGYTDSVSVEEIGGARVTVVKNEEGGNSVATVVLRGSTDSILDDLERAVDDGVNTYKSMCRDSRIIPGAAATEIELAKRLKDFSLKETGLDQYAIAKFGESFEMVPRTLSENAGLGAMEIISSLYAEHAAGNMKVGIDLEGGACKDASIMKIWDLYVTKSFALKYSADAVCTVLRVDQIIMAKPAGGPRPPQQGAMDED, encoded by the exons ATGGTGGGGTACGGGATCCAGTCGATGCTCAAGGATGGGCACAAGCATCTCTCGGGCCTCGACGAGGCCGTCCTGAAGAACATCGGCGCCGGCCGCGAGCTCTCCGCCATCACCCGAACCTCCCTTGGCCCCAACG GAATGAATAAGATGGTCATTAATCATCTAGACAAGCTCTTTATcacgaatgatgctgcaacaatcgTGAACGAGCTTGAGGTCCAGCACCCTGCTGCTAAGCTCCTGGTGCTCGCTGCCAGAGCCCAACAGGAGGAGATCGGGGATGGAGCTAACCTCACCATATCTTTCGCGGGTGAACTGCTCGAGAAGGCTGAGGAGCTCATCAGGATGGGACTGCATCCAAGTGAGATCATCATTGGGTATACCAAGGCCATTAATAAG ACGCTTGAGATTTTGGAGGATCTAGTTGAGAAAGGCTCGGAAAATATGGATGTAAGGAACACGGAGGAGGTCATGTTGAGGATGAAATCTGCTGTTGCAAGCAAGCAATTTGGCCAGGAGGATGTGCTGTGTCCACTTGTCGCGGAT GCCTGTATCCAAGTTTGCCCCAAAAATCCGGCAAACTTTAATGTTGACAATGTTAGAGTGGCAAAGCTGGTTGGAGGCGGCCTGCACAATTCTTCTGTAGTCCGTGGAATGGTTCTGAAAAATGACGCTGTTGGGAGCATAAAAAAAGTGGAGAAAGCGAAG ATTGCGGTATTTGCTGGTGGTGTTGACACTTCTGCAACTGAGACGAAGGGAACTGTTCTTATACATTCTGCCGAGCAG CTTGAAAACTATGCTAAAACAGAGGAAGCAAAGGTGGAGGAGCTTATCAAATCTGTGGCTGATTCAGGTGCCAAGGTTATTGTCAGTGGAGCAGCAGTTGGCGATATGGCATTGCATTTTTGTGAACGTTACAA GCTAATGGTTCTGAAAGTCAGCTCAAAGTTTGAGCTTCGAAGATTTTGCCGTACTACTGGGGCCATAGCACTT TTGAAGCTTAGCCGACCAAATGCGGACGAATTAGGATATACAGATTCTGTTTCGGTGGAAGAAATTGGTGGTGCTCGA GTGACTGTTGTAAAAAATGAAGAAGGTGGAAATTCAGTGGCTACTGTTGTCTTAAGAGGCAGTACTGATAGTATATTAGATGATCTTGAAAGGGCTGTCGATGATGGCGTAAACACGTACAAG TCAATGTGCAGGGACAGTCGGATTATTCCTGGAGCTGCTGCAACAGAAATAGAACTGGCAAAGAGATTGAAGGACTTTTCTCTGAAGGAAACAGG GTTGGATCAGTATGCCATTGCAAAATTTGGTGAAAGTTTTGAAATGGTTCCAAGAACACTGTCTGAAAATGCTGGACTTGGTGCGATGGAGATAATATCTTCCCTCTACGCTGAGCATGCTGCTGGTAATATGAAAGTTGGCATTGACTTGGAGGGAGGTGCTTGCAAGGATGCTTCAATCATGAAAATATGGGATCTCTATGTTACAAA GTCCTTTGCTCTAAAATACTCAGCAGATGCTGTATGTACTGTTTTACGAGTTGACCAG ATTATCATGGCAAAGCCGGCGGGCGGGCCGCGACCCCCTCAACAAGGTGCAATGGATGAAGATTAG